The proteins below are encoded in one region of Pirellulales bacterium:
- a CDS encoding C1 family peptidase — protein sequence MSQFEPQGTGWQPSLPDFRDFTPESPPVQQLLQQLFDAGATVPPTEPRVDLTEYFVDPWDQLGLQSSSAHACLGLLEYFERRAHGRAVRPSRMFLYYNARRLAGSTGDSGGDLRSALKALARCGVPPEHQWPYDPGRLDVMPEPYLYHHGAGYRGMHYLRVDRRNQPGSVTLTRIKAFLAAGFPLAFGVALPGGLSRNGVLPYRPTFEVVRGGQALVAVGYDDVWLDGSRGALRVRNSWGTGWGENGYGWLPYAYVEEQLALEFWTLISREWLSAGDFGIPELSLWRN from the coding sequence ATGTCGCAATTCGAACCGCAAGGGACCGGCTGGCAGCCCAGCCTGCCGGACTTTCGCGATTTCACGCCCGAATCGCCGCCCGTGCAGCAGTTGCTCCAACAGCTTTTCGACGCCGGCGCGACCGTACCGCCGACCGAACCACGCGTCGATCTCACCGAGTATTTCGTCGATCCCTGGGATCAACTCGGACTGCAATCGTCGTCGGCGCACGCCTGTTTGGGCTTGCTCGAGTACTTCGAGCGGCGCGCGCATGGCCGGGCCGTGCGACCTTCGCGCATGTTCTTGTATTACAACGCCCGGCGTCTGGCGGGCAGCACCGGAGATTCCGGCGGGGACTTGCGCAGCGCGCTGAAGGCGCTTGCGCGCTGCGGCGTTCCTCCCGAGCACCAGTGGCCCTACGACCCGGGGCGCCTGGACGTCATGCCCGAGCCGTACCTGTACCACCATGGTGCAGGCTATCGCGGCATGCATTACCTGCGCGTCGATCGGCGGAATCAGCCGGGGAGCGTGACGCTCACGCGGATCAAGGCGTTCTTGGCGGCGGGGTTTCCGCTGGCCTTTGGCGTGGCTCTGCCCGGTGGCCTGTCACGCAATGGCGTGCTGCCGTATCGCCCGACCTTCGAGGTGGTTCGTGGCGGCCAGGCCCTGGTGGCCGTGGGTTACGACGACGTCTGGTTGGACGGATCGCGCGGGGCATTACGGGTGCGAAATTCGTGGGGCACCGGTTGGGGCGAAAATGGTTACGGCTGGCTCCCTTACGCTTACGTCGAGGAGCAATTGGCCCTGGAATTCTGGACCCTCATCAGCCGTGAATGGCTCTCCGCCGGCGACTTCGGAATTCCCGAGCTAAGTTTGTGGCGGAATTGA
- a CDS encoding GumC family protein, whose amino-acid sequence MHTRKAKRSTARDLVRVLFRHKRQMLWFFATTMGLVIVGLIVMPRTYMSEARLFVRMGKESVGLDPTAAMGQTVPVEPSRENEINSELDILRSRVLMQDVVEKLGSDVILRSTADGKRTWAQTLLLPISTVISFATESGEGSPEERAIRKLEKSITCSTARKSNVIVVKCKARDPRLAQTIADTFVNSYLLRHAKANRTSGSHDFFVQQSTILQDQLDKANEELRAAKNKVGLLSIDGQRENIQQQINTLESRMLENNRNRAASHAKIKALNETLAKIPAQLTAEEVSGLPNVAGDSMRNELYKLQMEENSAASRHTDEHPGLKAIRRQVDEMKTILAEQEARRSQTTKKLNPVYQDAQKDLLLTEAQLASEDAEAKSLETQMADIRTRLTEMNDTQERVNELVRKTELIEASYRQYAQNREQARIDEALESDRISNVNVVQPPSFVAKPVSPKKGLTLACGLILATLGSLTLAFASEHFDRSVKTAEEVERELGVPVLLSVPRHLRNEFQLN is encoded by the coding sequence ATGCATACTCGTAAAGCGAAACGTTCGACGGCGCGCGACCTGGTCCGCGTCCTCTTCCGCCACAAGCGGCAGATGCTGTGGTTCTTCGCGACCACCATGGGATTGGTGATCGTGGGACTGATCGTGATGCCGCGCACGTACATGTCGGAAGCGCGACTGTTCGTACGCATGGGTAAAGAAAGCGTCGGGCTTGATCCCACGGCGGCGATGGGGCAGACCGTGCCCGTCGAACCGTCGCGCGAGAACGAAATCAATTCCGAGCTGGACATCCTGCGCAGCCGCGTGCTGATGCAGGACGTGGTCGAGAAGCTGGGCTCGGACGTGATCCTCCGCAGCACGGCCGACGGCAAGCGCACCTGGGCGCAAACGCTGCTGTTGCCGATCAGCACCGTGATCTCGTTCGCGACGGAATCCGGCGAAGGGTCCCCCGAAGAGCGGGCCATCCGCAAGTTGGAGAAGTCGATCACGTGCTCGACGGCCCGCAAGTCGAACGTGATCGTCGTCAAGTGCAAGGCGCGCGATCCGCGGCTGGCGCAGACGATTGCCGACACCTTCGTCAACTCGTACCTGCTGCGGCACGCCAAGGCGAACCGCACGTCGGGTTCGCACGATTTCTTCGTGCAGCAATCGACGATCCTGCAGGATCAGCTCGATAAGGCCAACGAAGAACTGCGGGCGGCCAAGAACAAGGTGGGCCTGCTCTCGATCGACGGTCAGCGCGAAAACATCCAGCAGCAAATCAACACGCTGGAAAGCCGCATGCTGGAGAATAATCGGAACCGCGCCGCCAGCCACGCCAAGATCAAGGCGCTGAACGAAACCCTGGCCAAGATTCCCGCCCAATTGACCGCCGAAGAGGTGAGCGGGTTGCCGAACGTGGCGGGCGATTCGATGCGGAACGAGTTGTACAAGCTGCAAATGGAAGAAAACTCGGCCGCCTCGCGTCACACCGACGAGCATCCCGGCCTGAAGGCCATTCGCCGGCAGGTCGACGAGATGAAGACCATTCTCGCCGAGCAGGAAGCACGGCGCAGCCAGACCACCAAGAAGCTGAACCCGGTCTATCAGGACGCTCAGAAAGACCTGCTCTTGACCGAGGCGCAACTGGCTTCGGAGGACGCCGAGGCCAAGTCGCTGGAAACGCAAATGGCGGATATCCGCACCCGCTTGACGGAGATGAACGACACCCAGGAGCGGGTCAACGAACTGGTGCGGAAAACGGAGCTGATCGAAGCGAGCTATCGGCAATACGCTCAGAATCGCGAGCAAGCGCGCATCGACGAAGCTCTGGAAAGCGATCGGATTTCGAACGTCAACGTCGTTCAACCGCCGAGCTTCGTCGCCAAGCCCGTCAGCCCGAAGAAGGGGTTGACCCTGGCGTGCGGCCTGATTCTGGCAACGCTTGGTTCGTTGACCCTGGCTTTCGCGTCGGAACATTTCGATCGGTCGGTGAAGACCGCCGAAGAGGTGGAGCGCGAGTTGGGTGTGCCCGTCCTGTTGTCCGTCCCGCGTCATTTGCGCAACGAATTCCAACTTAACTGA
- a CDS encoding CpsD/CapB family tyrosine-protein kinase yields the protein MITVTEQFVPPRLADPRIAPIADHYQALVNRLLPLDATKGAELRSIGITSSGVAEGVSTVAAELALTAASLSTQPVLLLDMNTTDAGRAGTLRAWRQLGIFDAGTATDADTSGIIHSRYENLSLLSCRDAEQLKPLPFDRPRMVQLLRELNEEYGLVIVDLPPATDSSVALAMAGLLAGVVLVVEAEQTRFESAQRATRSLQQAQANLLGVILNKRPQHIPEWLYERL from the coding sequence ATGATTACCGTAACTGAACAATTCGTGCCGCCGCGCCTGGCCGATCCGCGCATCGCTCCGATCGCCGATCACTACCAGGCGCTCGTCAACCGCCTGTTGCCGCTGGACGCGACCAAGGGAGCGGAACTGCGTTCGATCGGCATCACCAGCAGCGGGGTCGCCGAAGGTGTCAGCACGGTGGCCGCCGAATTGGCGCTCACCGCGGCCAGCCTGTCGACGCAGCCCGTGCTACTGTTGGACATGAACACGACCGACGCCGGCCGTGCGGGTACCTTGCGTGCCTGGCGCCAGCTCGGCATCTTCGACGCCGGCACGGCGACCGATGCCGATACCTCGGGCATCATTCATTCGCGCTACGAGAACCTGTCTTTGTTGTCGTGCCGCGACGCCGAGCAACTGAAGCCGCTGCCGTTCGATCGGCCGCGCATGGTGCAGTTGCTGCGCGAGCTGAACGAGGAGTACGGGCTCGTGATCGTCGACCTGCCGCCGGCTACCGACTCGAGCGTGGCCTTGGCCATGGCGGGTTTGCTGGCGGGCGTGGTGCTGGTCGTCGAGGCCGAGCAGACGCGCTTCGAGTCGGCCCAGCGCGCGACCCGAAGTTTGCAGCAGGCCCAGGCGAACCTGCTGGGAGTGATTCTCAACAAGCGGCCGCAACACATTCCCGAATGGCTGTACGAACGGCTGTAA